One window of the Mytilus galloprovincialis chromosome 14, xbMytGall1.hap1.1, whole genome shotgun sequence genome contains the following:
- the LOC143058549 gene encoding tereporin-Ca1-like, which translates to MRVALLLCCLTGLFARVTGLIDWAAAIAAAGSAASAVTSGASVLNGLLGGSGYSVVCTVEVENWTKYPLIYPESYINGDIIQAPPVVVRPGQREQFVAHKTGNTATGTYGTASWLISSTNKRAVVMWSCPYSFDLHSNELGVGLTDKGVTQHKNWFQQMETGTSGSGLNFRRGEYYQHTKTISIKDSQFEVTGIMGTSHKAKARIIVRPFELNDLADSLKKQVEKVPIVG; encoded by the exons ATGAGAGTTGCCCTTCTGTTATGTTGTCTTACTG GACTATTTGCCAGAGTAACTGGTTTGATAGACTGGGCAGCTGCTATAGCAGCAGCTGGATCAGCTGCCAGTGCTGTAACTTCCGGTGCAAGTGTACTTAATGGCCTTTTAGGTGGTTCCGGTTATAGTGTTGTCTGTACGGTGGAAGTAGAAAACTGGACCAAATACCCTTTGATTTACCCCGAATCATACATCAATGGTGACATTATTCAAGCTCCACCGGTGGTAGTGAGACCAGGACAAAGGGAACAGTTC gtAGCACACAAAACCGGAAATACCGCTACTGGTACATACGGAACTGCATCCTGGTTGATATCGTCTACTAATAAAAGAGCAGTCGTCATGTGGAGTTGTCCATACAGTTTTGATTTACACAGCAACGAACTAGGTGTTGGGCTAACAGATAAAGGAgtaacacaacataaaaactggTTCCAACAAATGGAGACTGGAACAAGCGGCTCTGGTTTAAATTTCCGACGCGGAGAATATTACCAACATACCAAAACAATCTCTATTAAGGACAGTCAATTTGAGGTCACTGGAATAATGGGCACCAGTCATAAAGCTAAAGCTCGTATCATTGTCCGACCATTTGAGTTAAATGATCTTGCAGACTCATTGAAAAAGCAGGTTGAGAAAGTACCTATTGTTGGGTAA